Within the Naumovozyma castellii chromosome 1, complete genome genome, the region TGTGGaattccattaataatggaatTAACTCACAACCTCCTGCTGCTCCTATAAGTAACAATTCCACGGGACTTTCATCCATTAATGGGCCTGGGCCAGCTACTGGTTTACAAAGACAATCTTCCACTTTGACCCGTTTATCGTCAGGTGCATTTAGTAATGCAGCATCAGATTGGACTATTAACCAGgaaaagaaacaacaatTCGATGCCATTTTTGATTCATTAGATAAGAATCACGAAGGTGCATTGACTGCTGATATATTAGTCCCCTTCTTCGTTTCATCTAAGTTAAGTCAAGATACATTAGCTACTGTTTGGGATTTGGCTGATATCCATAATAATGCTAAATTCACAAAGTTAGAATTCGCAATTGCCATGtttttaattcaaaaaaagaatTCAGGTATTGATTTACCTGATGTAGTTCCTGACCAACTCTTACAATCTCCAGCCCTTAATTATCAAAATGGTGCAATGCAGCAGGctccacaacaacaacaacagagCTCAATGCCAATTCCATCAAGATCAACTAAACCATCTTTCCAAGAAGCAGTTCAACCACAACAGTTACCTCAACCACAAGTTCCACAAAACTCAAACAATGGGTCTCTAAATGATTTGTTGGCTTTGAACTCATCTTTCAACTCTCCACCACCCGTGGCTCGTAATGATACAAACAATAGTTTCAATCGTGATTTCTCATCTCCATCTAATGCCTCTCCATCACAGGCCGCTGCAGCCCACTCTGCCATGAACTTTAAGAAGTTTAATCCAACTTCTCACTTTGGTCAAAGTATTATtaaggaagatgaagaactACAAActccacaacaacaacaattccaACAAAAGAACATGGTTCCCGCACAAACTCAACCAGCCTTAAATGCCTCAGGCAATGCTCCTCCACCTCCACCTGTTCATAGAGCTGCTTCTGTATCCCTACCTCAAGTTCCAAATTTTGCATCTCTTGGTATGCCATCAGGAAACatgaataaaaatattactCCCTCAGGTGGTTTtactaataatgatttatttgcTGATTCTCAAGCGTCTGCACAATTATCTTCAGCAACCACAGAATTGGCAAACTTGTCCAATCAAGTCAATTCTTTATCCAAGCAAGCTACTATTACTAATGACAAAAAGGCTAGAGCAGCACAAGAATTAAAGCGTGTTAATGATATGAAAGcttcaattgaaaacaaaCTATCTACTCTACGTAAAACTCATGATGATAATATGAAACAAACTGAAGTGTTGGAGAGTCAATTATTGGAAAGTAATAAACAAACTGAAACTTTGAAGCAACAATTAGGTGTCACTGAAGCAAATTACCATGCCATCGAATCTAAGTTGAATGAATTGACCACTGAGTTGACTACTGCTCAAGAATCTAATACTAATTTGAAGGACCAAATTGCAAACTTGAACTCTATGACTGCTACTTTACAAactcaattgaatgaaaaacaacaaaatgtGAGACAACAGAGATCTATGGTGGACGTTAATTCAAAGCAATTAGAAGTGGGTCAAATCAATCTAAAGAGTATGCAAACAGAAATTGACGGtcttgatgaaaaattgcAAGTGTACCtaacaaaacaaaatgaattgaacGAATATCAAAAAACTGTGGAAGAACAACATTCTCAATTAGAGTCTAAATATAAAGACTTGGCATTGAGAAATGATGATTTAACTGAACGTGAGaaacaattggaagaacGCAATGCTCAAATCGAAGAGCAAGAGAAGATCTACAATGATCACGTCACTCGTCTACAAGAAATGTTCACTGATCTATCTAAGAGAAAGGAAGTGTTTGAAAAGgcaaatgatgaattggaaaaacaACGTGCGGAATATGCAAATAGTGTTCAAGATTTATCGGAAAGACAAATTCAATTGGCAATGGGCCATTTGCCTGATGATGCTAAGGATATCATCAGTAAGAAAAATGATGCTAACGTATCTAAATTTGTTGACTCAACCATCCTTCCTGATGACGAGGaaaaaactgaaaagaCTCAAAGTGATGTATTCGACGGTGACATTCCAGTTGTTCCCTCTCAAAGTGAAACTGCAGGTGAGTCTCTAAATGAAGTCGCCGGTACATTACCATCTGGCAATAACACCGAAGAAGAGGCTGCACAAACATTAGCCGATAGATTTGAAGGTGACTTAAACGAGTATGGTATCCCAAGATCTCAGTCATTAACGTCATCTGTTGCAAACAATGCCCCTCAATCCGTCGGCGGTGAAGCAGAATTAGCAGAACCTTTAGATGAAAGATTGGGTGAAAAGTCAATCACCAAAGAGGGCCTTCCAGTAGTCAAGAAGAATGTTTCCAcggaagatgaagaggattCTCACATTCCTGGCGAATGGGATACACCAGAAGTTGCTGAGACACCAACTAGCACTGCTAATAGATCGGGAACAATGGACACTATCCCTGCCATTGCTGATACTACCATTGTTCCTACCCCaattgaagagaagaatGTTGTAGATGAATTAGATAATGTTTCTGAcaattcaattgaacaatCTCCTGATATGTCAGCAATGCAAGATCAATCTAAATCTAAAaccattgatgaagagTTCCCACCAATGCAAGAGTTACACATTGATGAAAGTGATTcttctgatgatgaattcgAAGACACGAGAGAAGTACTGTCTCCTGCTCTTCCCCAAAAAGAGATTCAACCACGAATTCAAGCTCCCCCATCTATTCAAGAAAGGGCTGCAACACCTAAGCAACCAGATTACTTAAACACAGCGCAAGGTAGTGTTCCACCGACTTCTCCAGCTGTTGCTgctgatgaatttgatgatgaatttgcTGGATTAGAACAAGCTGCAGTGGAAGAGGAAggtaatgatgatgatctTGAAACTGATGGTAATCAGCACTCT harbors:
- the EDE1 gene encoding Ede1p (ancestral locus Anc_7.488), translated to MSAIHFQTPLSQEEQSVINQKFKQLDTEDLGILTGEALRPVFAASGLSGQLLSQVWALVDVGNKGFLNKDEFSAALRVIGHLQHNPTLVINSQLYENPAQITLNNNSTGNNLQQNSSAIPSPSQNDIAKFSHLFDRTAAGNQRLPGDKAKEIFLKANLPNQTLGEIWALCDKNASGALDKPEFVMAMYMIQLSMANHPSLNPFPTSLSPQLWNSINNGINSQPPAAPISNNSTGLSSINGPGPATGLQRQSSTLTRLSSGAFSNAASDWTINQEKKQQFDAIFDSLDKNHEGALTADILVPFFVSSKLSQDTLATVWDLADIHNNAKFTKLEFAIAMFLIQKKNSGIDLPDVVPDQLLQSPALNYQNGAMQQAPQQQQQSSMPIPSRSTKPSFQEAVQPQQLPQPQVPQNSNNGSLNDLLALNSSFNSPPPVARNDTNNSFNRDFSSPSNASPSQAAAAHSAMNFKKFNPTSHFGQSIIKEDEELQTPQQQQFQQKNMVPAQTQPALNASGNAPPPPPVHRAASVSLPQVPNFASLGMPSGNMNKNITPSGGFTNNDLFADSQASAQLSSATTELANLSNQVNSLSKQATITNDKKARAAQELKRVNDMKASIENKLSTLRKTHDDNMKQTEVLESQLLESNKQTETLKQQLGVTEANYHAIESKLNELTTELTTAQESNTNLKDQIANLNSMTATLQTQLNEKQQNVRQQRSMVDVNSKQLEVGQINLKSMQTEIDGLDEKLQVYLTKQNELNEYQKTVEEQHSQLESKYKDLALRNDDLTEREKQLEERNAQIEEQEKIYNDHVTRLQEMFTDLSKRKEVFEKANDELEKQRAEYANSVQDLSERQIQLAMGHLPDDAKDIISKKNDANVSKFVDSTILPDDEEKTEKTQSDVFDGDIPVVPSQSETAGESLNEVAGTLPSGNNTEEEAAQTLADRFEGDLNEYGIPRSQSLTSSVANNAPQSVGGEAELAEPLDERLGEKSITKEGLPVVKKNVSTEDEEDSHIPGEWDTPEVAETPTSTANRSGTMDTIPAIADTTIVPTPIEEKNVVDELDNVSDNSIEQSPDMSAMQDQSKSKTIDEEFPPMQELHIDESDSSDDEFEDTREVLSPALPQKEIQPRIQAPPSIQERAATPKQPDYLNTAQGSVPPTSPAVAADEFDDEFAGLEQAAVEEEGNDDDLETDGNQHSPSSMEGFETIGHNDLDNELQQNAFTGTITTDNNADQRKAPSQLQSTESTLSNDEWNEIFAGFGNGKQQGSNTVPPATSEPQQSNTQSSFAPPPIRSPVNRGIATTPKSLAIEELSGMGFTEEEATKALEKFNWDLDAATNYLLDNA